A genome region from Methanofollis sp. UBA420 includes the following:
- a CDS encoding type I 3-dehydroquinate dehydratase, with product MKIVVSLTSPDEIQKAVALGADFIELRLDLMGEDLSSAMAGCSGDCAAPIIATLRSREEGGKFTGDAEQWFSTIQPFLDLVDYVDVERKFRKFAPMICYQHTTIIASAHIRYMPSPDDLRAIERDLRSYGDIPKIAVTPASAHDLLDFLSFTLDAEKPIITTVMGGEFRYARTFLPFFGSETVYCHIGTPTAEGQYDIRELEQLQELLAYR from the coding sequence ATGAAGATCGTCGTCTCGCTGACGAGTCCTGACGAGATCCAGAAAGCGGTGGCACTCGGTGCCGATTTCATCGAACTCAGGCTCGATCTCATGGGAGAGGACCTTTCGTCGGCGATGGCCGGATGCAGCGGCGACTGCGCGGCCCCCATCATCGCCACCCTCAGGAGCAGGGAAGAGGGCGGCAAATTCACCGGCGACGCGGAACAATGGTTCTCGACTATCCAGCCCTTCCTCGATCTCGTGGATTACGTGGACGTGGAGCGGAAGTTCAGAAAGTTTGCCCCGATGATTTGCTACCAGCACACCACGATCATCGCCTCGGCGCATATCAGGTACATGCCCTCTCCCGACGACCTCCGGGCCATCGAGAGAGACCTCAGGTCGTATGGCGACATCCCGAAGATCGCCGTCACTCCGGCGTCCGCGCACGACCTCCTCGACTTCCTCTCTTTCACCCTCGACGCGGAAAAGCCCATCATCACGACCGTGATGGGCGGGGAGTTCAGGTACGCCCGCACCTTCCTCCCCTTCTTCGGGTCGGAGACGGTCTACTGCCACATCGGAACCCCCACGGCCGAGGGGCAGTACGACATCAGGGAACTGGAGCAGTTGCAGGAGTTGCTCGCGTACAGGTGA
- a CDS encoding carboxymuconolactone decarboxylase family protein, giving the protein MTDANTYLTQVLQTNREIEESNPEVWHTFLAFVHQVCKDGALPAKFKEIILIALAVADHSPFCITLHTKLAIEAGASKAEIMEGALMAAAMAGGPGMAFMRYVLDACEEYGAE; this is encoded by the coding sequence ATGACCGATGCAAACACGTATCTGACGCAGGTCCTCCAGACGAACCGGGAGATCGAGGAGTCTAACCCCGAGGTCTGGCACACCTTCCTCGCCTTCGTCCACCAGGTCTGCAAGGACGGCGCCCTGCCGGCAAAGTTCAAGGAGATCATCCTCATCGCCCTCGCGGTCGCGGACCACTCCCCCTTCTGCATCACCCTCCACACGAAACTGGCGATCGAGGCCGGGGCATCGAAGGCCGAGATCATGGAGGGCGCCCTGATGGCTGCGGCGATGGCCGGCGGACCGGGCATGGCGTTCATGCGCTACGTCCTCGACGCCTGCGAAGAATACGGGGCAGAATAA
- a CDS encoding carboxymuconolactone decarboxylase family protein gives MTDTKTYLRQLAQTRKDLEAFDPEAWNAFSALVQTTSKDGALPAKVKEIIMVALGVADHCQFCIAIHTKRAIEAGATRQEIMEGAMMAIAMGGGPSMAFMRYVIDACNEFGAE, from the coding sequence ATGACCGACACGAAGACATACCTGCGCCAGTTGGCGCAGACAAGAAAGGACCTGGAGGCCTTCGATCCGGAAGCCTGGAACGCGTTCTCCGCTCTTGTACAGACAACGTCAAAGGATGGGGCTCTCCCGGCAAAGGTCAAGGAGATCATCATGGTCGCCCTCGGCGTCGCAGACCACTGCCAGTTCTGCATCGCCATTCACACGAAGCGGGCCATCGAGGCCGGGGCGACAAGGCAGGAGATCATGGAGGGGGCCATGATGGCGATCGCAATGGGCGGAGGGCCTTCGATGGCCTTCATGCGCTATGTGATCGACGCCTGCAACGAGTTCGGGGCAGAGTGA
- a CDS encoding U32 family peptidase — MHTKPVKIPELLAPAGSMEALKAAVAAGADAVYLGGTRFSARRFAANFDDAALQEAVDYAHIRGVAVHVTVNTLVHDAELPALADYLLFLYEIGVDAVLVQDVGLLRLARALVPGLVIHASTQMTVTTAEGVRWAAEAGCSRVVLAREVSLAEIEAMRPVLEETGCELEVFLHGALCYAYSGQCLLSSVIGGRSGNRGACAQPCRKPYALMQGEYDRYGRPVRMKPVRLPHRYLLSTKDICLYPVLDRVVAAPVSSLKIEGRMKAPAYVAVVTAIYRRALDAIAEGRWTPSPRDEEALAFAFTRGFTTGYLCGERHRGVIGPERPDNRGVAIGRVVAFSNARMEATVALSGSLAPENGDGIAVSSPEGEFGCLVRGTPKSGRDGVWVRLPQPAPIGAVVSITRRASFESWAEEILRQERQAIRIDAAVNWEEDGTPVVEAVCTPARRRGVVRVTVRGDEPMGKARTRPLTADQIAEQLCRTGGTPYVVGDLDLAYPGGLFAPPSYLNALRRSLLEAAGEALCEAARPPAAEIAAARVRLSTLLPALKAGGKTAEQKKPVLSVYTDTAAGVEAASAAGAGRIYFEPVECTADALASAVRAAAGVPLVWKWPKIVRRTFLNAALPLLCQAAEAGVAGVMVEGHGCAGAIRTALPGMPIYGASGLNIWNADAVAAHGDFALLTLSPELSGDDIRSLVARLPDTAPAVEVVVQGVAGAMVTEDCPPATALGCPAGCGGAAFGIRDEKGMTFPLWPVGECRTSIGNAVETCLIDRLPALVAAGVGGIAIDARRRGPAYAREMAGIYREALDGRVFADLKARAKALSLGGITAGAFVHGTE, encoded by the coding sequence ATGCACACGAAACCGGTGAAGATCCCCGAACTCCTCGCCCCTGCGGGCTCGATGGAGGCGTTGAAGGCAGCCGTCGCCGCGGGAGCGGACGCCGTGTACCTCGGCGGGACGCGGTTCTCGGCCCGGCGTTTCGCGGCGAACTTCGACGACGCCGCCCTGCAGGAGGCCGTGGACTACGCCCATATCCGCGGCGTTGCCGTGCACGTGACCGTCAACACCCTGGTCCACGACGCCGAACTCCCGGCCCTTGCCGACTATCTCCTCTTTCTCTATGAGATCGGCGTCGACGCCGTCCTGGTCCAGGACGTCGGCCTCCTCCGTCTTGCCCGCGCCCTCGTCCCCGGCCTCGTCATCCATGCCTCGACCCAGATGACGGTCACCACAGCGGAGGGCGTCAGGTGGGCGGCGGAGGCCGGGTGCTCCCGTGTCGTCCTCGCCCGCGAGGTGAGCCTTGCAGAAATCGAGGCGATGCGTCCTGTCCTTGAGGAGACAGGGTGCGAACTGGAGGTCTTCCTCCACGGTGCGCTCTGCTATGCCTACTCCGGGCAGTGCCTCCTCTCCTCGGTGATCGGCGGCCGGAGCGGGAACAGGGGGGCGTGCGCCCAGCCCTGCCGGAAACCCTATGCCCTGATGCAGGGGGAGTACGACCGGTACGGCAGGCCTGTGCGGATGAAACCTGTCCGCCTCCCCCACCGCTACCTCCTCTCGACAAAGGACATCTGCCTGTACCCGGTCCTCGACCGCGTCGTCGCGGCGCCCGTCTCCTCCCTGAAGATCGAGGGGAGGATGAAGGCGCCGGCCTATGTGGCGGTCGTCACCGCCATTTACCGCCGCGCCCTCGACGCCATCGCGGAAGGCCGCTGGACTCCCTCGCCCCGTGACGAAGAGGCCCTCGCCTTTGCCTTCACCCGCGGCTTCACGACCGGGTACCTCTGCGGCGAGAGGCACCGCGGCGTGATCGGCCCGGAGCGCCCTGACAATCGCGGCGTTGCGATCGGCCGGGTCGTCGCCTTCTCGAATGCCAGGATGGAGGCGACGGTCGCCCTTTCCGGGTCGCTTGCCCCGGAGAACGGGGACGGCATCGCCGTCTCCTCCCCTGAAGGAGAGTTCGGCTGCCTGGTGCGGGGGACACCGAAGAGCGGGAGGGACGGCGTGTGGGTCAGGCTGCCGCAGCCTGCGCCGATAGGTGCGGTCGTCTCCATCACCCGCCGCGCCTCCTTCGAGTCATGGGCGGAGGAGATCCTGCGGCAGGAGAGGCAGGCAATCCGGATCGACGCCGCTGTCAACTGGGAGGAGGACGGCACGCCGGTCGTCGAGGCCGTCTGCACGCCCGCCCGGCGCCGGGGGGTGGTGCGGGTCACCGTGCGGGGCGACGAACCGATGGGGAAGGCAAGGACGCGGCCGCTGACGGCAGACCAGATCGCGGAGCAACTCTGCCGCACAGGCGGCACGCCCTATGTCGTCGGCGACCTCGATCTTGCCTATCCCGGTGGACTCTTTGCCCCTCCCTCGTACCTCAACGCCCTGCGGCGGAGCCTCCTTGAGGCGGCCGGAGAGGCCCTCTGCGAGGCGGCACGGCCGCCCGCCGCCGAGATCGCCGCCGCCCGTGTGCGGCTTTCCACCCTCCTCCCCGCGCTGAAGGCCGGAGGGAAGACTGCGGAACAGAAAAAGCCGGTGCTCTCCGTCTACACGGACACGGCCGCAGGCGTCGAGGCCGCCTCGGCCGCCGGTGCAGGACGCATCTACTTCGAGCCAGTGGAGTGCACCGCGGACGCGCTTGCCTCTGCCGTCAGGGCTGCGGCCGGCGTCCCCCTCGTCTGGAAATGGCCGAAGATCGTGCGGCGCACCTTCCTTAACGCCGCCCTCCCCCTCCTCTGCCAGGCCGCGGAGGCAGGCGTCGCCGGCGTCATGGTCGAGGGACACGGCTGCGCCGGGGCGATCAGGACGGCCCTGCCCGGCATGCCCATCTACGGGGCGTCGGGCCTCAACATCTGGAACGCGGATGCCGTCGCCGCCCACGGCGACTTCGCCCTCCTCACCCTCTCCCCCGAACTCTCGGGAGACGATATCAGGTCCCTCGTCGCCCGCCTCCCCGACACGGCCCCTGCGGTCGAGGTCGTCGTGCAGGGCGTCGCCGGGGCGATGGTCACCGAGGACTGCCCCCCCGCCACCGCCCTCGGCTGCCCTGCCGGGTGCGGGGGCGCCGCCTTCGGCATCAGGGACGAGAAAGGCATGACCTTCCCCCTCTGGCCCGTCGGGGAATGCCGGACCTCCATCGGCAACGCCGTCGAGACCTGTCTCATCGACCGCCTCCCCGCCCTCGTCGCCGCCGGGGTCGGCGGCATCGCCATCGACGCCCGCAGGCGCGGCCCGGCCTATGCCCGCGAGATGGCCGGCATCTACCGCGAGGCCCTCGACGGCCGCGTCTTTGCAGACCTGAAGGCGCGGGCGAAGGCCCTCTCCCTTGGCGGGATCACCGCCGGGGCCTTCGTCCACGGCACCGAATGA
- a CDS encoding chorismate mutase — translation MTIEEIRREVDAVDSRIIALIAERQAIAGRMAHEKYLAGAPVRDEGRRRALLERVFNEAVEKNINPVQVRTIFEILVEMSEERQRECTGEGNLP, via the coding sequence ATGACAATCGAGGAGATCAGGAGAGAGGTGGATGCCGTGGATTCCCGGATCATCGCCCTTATCGCCGAAAGGCAGGCGATAGCCGGGCGGATGGCCCATGAGAAGTACCTTGCCGGGGCCCCGGTCAGGGACGAGGGGAGGAGGCGGGCGCTGCTCGAACGGGTCTTCAACGAGGCGGTGGAAAAGAACATCAACCCGGTGCAGGTGCGGACGATCTTCGAGATCCTCGTCGAGATGAGCGAGGAGAGGCAGCGGGAGTGTACGGGGGAGGGGAACCTCCCCTGA
- a CDS encoding peptidase M50, with product MLERIPRRERRDLLIAWVAIAVAFSLLYVRGGIALSSFLLYFVVSLLTVGVGFVLHELAHKFAAMHFGYWAEFEKDNTMLVVAVVLAALVGVVFAAPGATMIYGSTTKRENGIISAAGPVTNLALCGVFFGVFLAGGALENMLIWLIGIMGVQINAMLAAFNMLPVSVLDGRKVLDWDMRVFAVLFVAAFAALIAALTYL from the coding sequence ATGCTCGAAAGAATCCCGCGGCGGGAACGGCGTGACCTCCTCATCGCCTGGGTCGCCATCGCCGTCGCCTTCAGCCTCCTCTATGTCCGGGGCGGGATCGCGCTCTCAAGCTTCCTGCTCTACTTCGTCGTCTCCCTCCTCACTGTCGGGGTCGGCTTTGTCCTCCACGAACTCGCCCACAAGTTCGCGGCCATGCACTTCGGCTACTGGGCCGAGTTCGAGAAGGACAACACCATGCTCGTCGTTGCAGTGGTCCTCGCGGCCCTCGTCGGCGTCGTCTTCGCCGCACCCGGCGCCACCATGATCTACGGCTCCACCACGAAAAGGGAGAACGGGATCATCTCGGCGGCCGGGCCGGTAACGAACCTCGCCCTCTGCGGCGTCTTCTTCGGCGTCTTCCTTGCCGGCGGGGCTCTCGAAAACATGCTCATCTGGCTGATCGGCATCATGGGCGTCCAGATCAACGCCATGCTCGCCGCCTTCAACATGCTGCCGGTGAGCGTCCTCGACGGAAGAAAAGTTCTGGATTGGGATATGCGGGTCTTTGCGGTGCTCTTCGTCGCCGCCTTCGCCGCACTTATCGCCGCATTGACGTACCTGTAG
- a CDS encoding flavodoxin family protein, with product MTVKVLGISGSPHRHGNTETLLDAFLDGAGEVGADVRKVVLRELSYTACRGCNACHKRGDCIVKDDLTWLFEQILEADVLALASPIYSMGITAEMKGLIDRGQFLWAQKFVLKTLFFPDEHIRRHKGVFISTAGQSWDYVFDSAYPMMTAFFNGTGFEYYDNIIANNMDEYGGIRGHPTALNDAKKKGEEVVAEVLSLISTGTSMRR from the coding sequence ATGACAGTTAAGGTCCTCGGCATCTCGGGAAGCCCGCACAGGCACGGGAACACCGAGACACTCCTCGACGCCTTCCTCGACGGGGCCGGGGAGGTGGGTGCGGATGTCAGGAAGGTGGTGCTGAGAGAACTCTCGTACACGGCATGCCGCGGCTGCAATGCCTGCCACAAGAGAGGGGACTGCATCGTGAAGGACGACCTGACCTGGCTTTTCGAGCAGATCCTGGAGGCCGACGTCCTCGCCCTCGCCTCGCCGATCTACTCGATGGGGATCACGGCCGAGATGAAGGGACTCATCGACCGCGGGCAATTCCTCTGGGCGCAGAAGTTCGTCCTGAAGACCCTGTTCTTCCCTGACGAGCATATCAGGCGGCACAAGGGGGTCTTCATCTCGACGGCCGGGCAGAGCTGGGACTATGTCTTCGATTCGGCGTACCCGATGATGACGGCCTTTTTCAACGGGACGGGCTTTGAGTACTACGACAATATCATCGCAAACAACATGGACGAGTACGGCGGGATCAGGGGTCATCCGACCGCACTGAACGACGCAAAAAAGAAGGGGGAGGAGGTCGTCGCGGAGGTGCTCTCCCTGATCTCTACAGGTACGTCAATGCGGCGATAA
- a CDS encoding flavodoxin family protein, whose translation MAIHVLAIAGSPRRHGNSETLLDWVVAAMEAEGAEVERVALDEVDVNPCRGCNACETLNKCVQRDDLDWLGPELLDADCVVLAAPIYCMGICSQVKALIDRAQVFRSRKYVLKLPVVPPERKGKRLGVFLSTAGQKWDHVFDAAVPSVKCFYHVMEIRDSDISYLMVNGVDYAGEIEGHPTARADAEALGREIVQKLKERFGDDS comes from the coding sequence ATGGCAATCCATGTCCTCGCAATCGCCGGAAGCCCGCGCCGGCACGGGAACTCAGAAACCCTCCTCGACTGGGTAGTCGCCGCCATGGAGGCGGAGGGGGCGGAGGTCGAGAGGGTCGCCCTCGACGAGGTGGACGTCAACCCCTGCCGCGGCTGCAATGCCTGCGAGACCCTGAATAAATGTGTCCAGAGGGACGACCTCGACTGGCTCGGCCCGGAACTCCTCGACGCCGATTGTGTCGTCCTCGCCGCCCCGATCTACTGCATGGGGATCTGCTCGCAGGTGAAGGCCCTCATCGACCGTGCGCAGGTCTTCAGGTCGAGGAAATATGTCCTCAAACTCCCGGTCGTCCCGCCCGAACGGAAGGGAAAACGGCTCGGCGTCTTCCTCTCGACGGCCGGGCAGAAATGGGATCATGTCTTCGATGCGGCGGTCCCGAGCGTGAAGTGTTTCTACCACGTGATGGAGATCAGGGACAGCGACATCTCCTATCTGATGGTGAACGGTGTCGATTATGCCGGCGAGATCGAGGGCCACCCGACGGCGAGGGCCGACGCGGAGGCCCTGGGCAGGGAGATCGTGCAGAAACTGAAGGAGCGGTTCGGCGATGACAGTTAA
- a CDS encoding PAS domain S-box protein, with the protein MEGISEPRRQLATLMSNLPGMVYRCRNDPAYPMEFVSEGSYDLLGYPPADLTGGDVMYGSLIHKDDRDHVWKEIQEAIRKGGPFRATYRVKTASGRERWVWEQGRGVFDEEGRLVALEGFIADITRQVELQEDLRQRERQQKAILNNIPDIAWLKDREGRFVAVNRAFETSTGRAAGEVIGQTDAAVWPPDIAAKHHAEDEMVMASGRRISIVEPLRRADGSERWVETIKTPVADGAGRAAGTAGISRDITDRKVMEEALRESEERYRLFLQNFPGIAFRTDADLNPVFLHGNVEGVTGYSAGEILARTGKEDTIIQPADREAYAVCFQGALTTGSPATADIRILRKDGEGRWMHLQVQPVPGPDGRPTGVQGAAYDITDRKQAEEEIRNLAKFPEENPGPVIRVSGTGRILYANGASKSLLETWGTGVDGIIPESWQEIVAETLETGQKRSRDAAADGTDYTLTCVPVAEGGYANLYGVDITERKAMECAAQEANRKLNLLNSIIRHDLLNQITVLQGYLELAGLDDTHITYLGRLVETSERLRRLAEFTRDYQELGVRGPTWQVVGEGIRRAFTQRSPQGIAFEAEIDPALHILADPLLERVFYNLVDNTAVHGEDATRIRFGVAIGGDGITLIYEDNGVGVSAADKEEIFRRGAGKHSGLGLFLSREILSLTGLAIRETGVPGEGVRFEIAVPKGRYRYAKTTPDRQPFCDAGR; encoded by the coding sequence ATGGAGGGCATATCCGAACCGAGGCGGCAACTCGCCACCCTGATGAGCAACCTCCCCGGCATGGTGTATCGGTGCAGGAACGATCCCGCCTACCCGATGGAGTTCGTGAGCGAAGGCTCGTATGACCTTCTCGGGTACCCTCCCGCCGACCTCACAGGCGGCGACGTCATGTACGGCAGCCTGATCCACAAGGACGACAGGGACCATGTCTGGAAAGAGATCCAGGAGGCCATCAGGAAGGGGGGCCCCTTCAGGGCGACCTACCGGGTGAAGACGGCCAGCGGGCGGGAAAGATGGGTCTGGGAGCAGGGCAGGGGCGTATTTGACGAGGAGGGCCGTCTTGTCGCCCTGGAAGGGTTCATCGCCGACATCACCAGGCAGGTGGAACTCCAGGAGGACCTCAGGCAACGCGAACGGCAGCAGAAGGCGATCCTGAACAACATACCCGACATCGCCTGGCTCAAGGACAGGGAAGGCCGTTTCGTCGCTGTCAACCGGGCATTTGAAACCTCCACAGGGCGGGCTGCCGGGGAGGTCATCGGCCAGACCGATGCCGCGGTCTGGCCGCCCGATATCGCGGCGAAGCACCACGCGGAGGACGAGATGGTAATGGCTTCGGGGAGGCGGATCTCTATCGTGGAGCCGCTCAGGAGGGCCGACGGCTCCGAAAGGTGGGTGGAAACGATCAAGACACCCGTCGCGGACGGCGCCGGCCGGGCGGCCGGGACCGCCGGGATCTCGCGGGACATCACCGACAGGAAGGTGATGGAGGAGGCCCTGCGCGAGAGCGAAGAACGGTACCGGCTCTTCCTCCAGAACTTCCCGGGCATCGCCTTCAGGACAGACGCCGACCTGAACCCGGTCTTTCTCCACGGCAACGTCGAGGGGGTCACCGGGTATTCTGCCGGAGAGATCCTTGCCAGGACAGGGAAGGAAGACACCATCATCCAGCCGGCAGACAGGGAGGCCTATGCGGTGTGTTTTCAGGGCGCCCTCACAACCGGCAGTCCGGCAACGGCCGACATCAGGATCCTCAGAAAGGACGGAGAGGGCCGGTGGATGCACCTCCAGGTCCAGCCTGTCCCCGGCCCTGACGGCCGTCCAACAGGGGTCCAGGGTGCGGCCTATGACATCACCGACAGGAAGCAGGCCGAAGAGGAGATCAGAAACCTTGCAAAGTTTCCTGAGGAGAACCCGGGCCCGGTCATCAGGGTGAGCGGGACCGGCCGGATCCTCTATGCCAACGGGGCGAGTAAGAGCCTTCTTGAGACGTGGGGGACCGGGGTGGACGGCATCATCCCGGAATCATGGCAGGAAATCGTCGCCGAGACACTGGAGACCGGACAGAAGAGGAGCAGGGACGCGGCGGCGGACGGCACCGACTACACGCTCACCTGCGTCCCGGTGGCCGAGGGCGGATATGCAAACCTCTACGGCGTCGACATCACCGAGAGGAAGGCGATGGAGTGCGCCGCACAGGAGGCGAACCGGAAACTCAACCTCCTCAACTCCATCATCCGCCACGACCTCCTCAACCAGATCACCGTCCTCCAGGGGTACCTGGAACTGGCCGGGCTTGACGACACCCACATTACCTATCTCGGGAGGCTCGTCGAGACCTCGGAAAGGCTCAGGCGCCTCGCCGAGTTCACGCGCGATTACCAGGAACTCGGGGTCAGGGGACCGACCTGGCAGGTGGTCGGGGAGGGGATCAGACGTGCCTTTACCCAGCGCTCCCCCCAGGGGATCGCCTTCGAGGCGGAGATTGACCCGGCACTCCATATCCTCGCCGACCCCCTTCTCGAACGGGTCTTCTACAACCTGGTGGACAACACTGCCGTGCATGGCGAAGACGCGACGAGGATCCGTTTCGGCGTCGCTATCGGGGGAGATGGAATCACCCTCATCTACGAGGACAATGGTGTCGGCGTGTCTGCTGCGGATAAGGAGGAGATATTCAGGCGCGGGGCCGGGAAGCACAGTGGTCTCGGGCTCTTTCTCTCGCGGGAGATCCTCTCCCTCACCGGCCTTGCGATCAGGGAGACGGGTGTGCCGGGAGAAGGGGTGCGCTTTGAGATCGCCGTCCCGAAAGGGCGATACAGATATGCGAAGACGACGCCGGACCGCCAACCTTTTTGTGATGCCGGACGATAG
- a CDS encoding peroxiredoxin, whose amino-acid sequence MEESHSLPIIGEAAPDFEAVTTQGRLKLSDLRGKWVVLFSHPADFTPVCTTEFVALAQAYPELEALNVKLIGLSIDSVHSHLAWVRNIEEKMGVKIPFPVIADLDMSVAKTFGMIHPGTSSTETIRTVFFIDPEGKMRAMIYYPLTNGRYIPEIVRLVKALQTTDRHKVSTPANWQPGEKVVVPPPKTAAEMEKRAGEGYECKDWYLCFKTI is encoded by the coding sequence ATGGAGGAATCACACTCCCTTCCCATTATCGGCGAGGCTGCACCCGATTTCGAGGCGGTCACAACACAGGGGCGCCTTAAACTCTCCGACCTCCGGGGAAAATGGGTCGTCCTCTTCTCTCACCCGGCAGACTTCACGCCGGTCTGCACCACCGAGTTCGTCGCTCTTGCGCAGGCATATCCCGAACTCGAAGCCCTGAACGTGAAATTGATCGGACTGTCCATCGACAGCGTCCACTCGCACCTCGCCTGGGTGAGGAACATCGAGGAGAAGATGGGCGTGAAGATCCCCTTCCCGGTCATCGCCGACCTCGACATGAGCGTCGCAAAGACGTTCGGCATGATCCACCCGGGCACGAGCAGCACGGAGACGATCAGGACCGTCTTCTTCATCGACCCCGAGGGAAAGATGCGGGCGATGATCTACTACCCGCTCACGAACGGCCGGTACATTCCCGAGATCGTCAGGCTGGTGAAGGCCCTCCAGACGACCGACCGGCACAAGGTCTCGACACCGGCGAACTGGCAGCCGGGCGAAAAAGTCGTCGTTCCCCCGCCAAAGACCGCCGCGGAGATGGAGAAGCGGGCCGGCGAGGGCTACGAGTGCAAGGACTGGTACCTCTGCTTCAAAACGATCTGA
- a CDS encoding carboxymuconolactone decarboxylase family protein, translating into MEQKLKELEEKIGKVPKIFAELKTVEPDLYEKVMGLDQMVWADGALSKQTKKVLAIAIAAALRDRHAVRAQMAGAKSLGVKKEQIEEGLRVAFLLAGMPAYVYGKAALEEIMG; encoded by the coding sequence ATGGAGCAGAAACTGAAAGAACTGGAAGAGAAGATCGGGAAAGTCCCGAAGATCTTCGCCGAACTGAAGACGGTCGAACCTGATCTCTACGAGAAGGTGATGGGCCTCGACCAGATGGTCTGGGCCGACGGCGCACTCTCCAAACAGACAAAGAAAGTGCTTGCCATCGCCATCGCCGCCGCACTCAGGGACCGCCACGCGGTGCGGGCCCAGATGGCAGGGGCAAAGAGCCTGGGCGTCAAGAAGGAGCAGATCGAGGAGGGCCTCAGGGTCGCATTCCTTCTTGCCGGCATGCCCGCCTATGTCTACGGCAAGGCGGCCCTCGAAGAAATCATGGGATAG
- a CDS encoding desulfoferrodoxin FeS4 iron-binding domain-containing protein, translated as MVNVEEVGQVFICEICGNVVEVKEVGGGELVCCGEPMVLRE; from the coding sequence ATGGTCAATGTCGAGGAAGTGGGGCAGGTCTTCATCTGTGAGATCTGCGGCAACGTCGTTGAAGTGAAAGAAGTTGGTGGAGGAGAACTGGTTTGCTGCGGCGAACCGATGGTCCTCCGGGAGTAA
- a CDS encoding zinc ribbon-containing protein: MAEKPKDVKAGQKVGPGTYVCIDCGRELHVTEAERDLVQCPSCACENYQCFPMTHIRPDIKTPEDAIHPPKRKK, translated from the coding sequence ATGGCAGAAAAACCCAAGGACGTGAAAGCAGGCCAGAAGGTCGGGCCAGGGACCTATGTCTGCATCGACTGCGGCCGCGAACTCCATGTGACCGAGGCAGAGAGGGACCTCGTCCAGTGCCCGAGTTGCGCCTGTGAGAACTACCAGTGCTTCCCGATGACCCATATCAGGCCCGACATCAAGACGCCGGAAGACGCCATTCACCCGCCGAAGCGGAAGAAATAG
- a CDS encoding flavodoxin family protein, producing MPKKIIALLGSPVRGGNTAYLFNKAVEGAEEAGCEVEKVMVPYLNFQPCMEILHCMAHEDCQMQDDLTPYYRKFREMDGLIIATPIMTMGIPGKLKSFMDRFQVFYMAKYMRMQPFISKERRKERKTLFICISGMNLPDNFDGALQTTRTFCEIIDCPYWEGVFQKDMDHVRDIRTRPKVVEAAYEKGKELCRLVGKKDL from the coding sequence ATGCCGAAAAAGATCATCGCCCTGCTTGGAAGCCCGGTGCGGGGGGGCAACACCGCGTACCTCTTCAATAAGGCGGTGGAAGGGGCTGAAGAGGCGGGGTGCGAGGTCGAGAAGGTGATGGTGCCGTACCTCAATTTTCAGCCCTGCATGGAGATCCTCCACTGCATGGCCCATGAGGACTGCCAGATGCAGGACGACCTGACGCCGTACTACCGGAAGTTCAGGGAGATGGACGGCCTGATCATCGCCACGCCGATCATGACGATGGGTATCCCGGGCAAGTTGAAGTCCTTCATGGACCGGTTTCAGGTCTTTTATATGGCGAAGTATATGCGCATGCAGCCTTTCATCTCAAAAGAGCGCCGGAAGGAGAGAAAGACCCTGTTCATCTGCATCTCCGGCATGAACCTTCCCGACAACTTCGACGGCGCCCTCCAGACGACGCGGACCTTCTGCGAGATCATCGACTGCCCGTACTGGGAGGGGGTCTTCCAGAAGGACATGGACCATGTGCGGGACATCAGGACGCGGCCCAAGGTCGTCGAGGCCGCCTACGAGAAGGGGAAGGAGCTCTGCCGGTTGGTCGGGAAAAAAGATCTGTAG